One Fusarium musae strain F31 chromosome 6, whole genome shotgun sequence DNA segment encodes these proteins:
- a CDS encoding hypothetical protein (EggNog:ENOG41) — translation MLTGVRRIGVSKGLPGRTRGSDHVAGLCFEFWGSPHPVYIGQWYCEVGYLSLKKGERICQFTFWQEQESLPGNTSRENGGRITGIKINKTGLGQRDMEIVLGDKQEMLPYSFTENPYERLMGLAWMFNRECDYTYVLTEPSEHFPRTSLTLDSMMHMWPNSRAPDKLTWQVEDEQGKLCTASRIHTIFCPSSGKLSGFIFEYGTGQISRTAGTADGVKASLSLDSEEWITGMDLQLWKEKSEVVFYTSTGRVNSLSPSGLSDQPRQKDPADYQIFEFNNLESNRKVSRESLDESSEFSGECVGIWVAMKWWPQYAKIVEAAGPITISEGEGRQ, via the exons ATGCTAACCGGAGTACGGCGCATAGGTGTGTCAAAAGGGCTACCAGGACGAACACGGGGGTCTGATCATGTTGCCGGACTCTGCTTCGAGTTCTGGGGCTCACCACATCCTGTTTACATTGGCCAGTGGTATTGTGAAGTTGGCTACCTTTCTCTGAAGAAAGGCGAAAGGATATGCCAATTCACCTTCTGGCAAGAGCAAGAATCTTTGCCTGGTAACACTTCCAGAGAGAATGGAGGGAGAATCACTGGAATCAAGATCAATAAAACAGGGCTTGGACAGAGGGACATGGAGATTGTCCTTGGCGACAAACAAGAGATGCTCCCTTACTCGTTTACAGAGAATCCCTATGAGCGACTG ATGGGCCTAGCCTGGATGTTCAATCGCGAGTGCGATTATACTTATGTTCTCACAGAACCGTCAGAGCACTTCCCCCGGACTTCTCTGACCTTGGACAGCATGATGCACATGTGGCCAAACAGTCGCGCACCAGACAAACTGACTTGGCAGGTTGAGGACGAACAAGGCAAATTATGCACAGCCTCGCGAATTCATACTATCTTTTGCCCCAGCTCTGGAAAGCTCTCTGGCTTCATCTTCGAATACGGTACTGGCCAGATATCCAGGACTGCAGGAACCGCAGATGGTGTCAAAGCTTCTCTCAGTCTTGACAGCGAGGAATGGATAACCGGCATGGATTTACAACTTTGGAAAGAGAAAAGTGAAGTAGTG TTCTATACAAGCACCGGCAGAGTAAACTCCCTGTCGCCTTCTGGTCTGTCCGACCAACCACGACAAAAGGACCCAGCAGATTACCAAATCTTCGAATTCAACAATCTTGAAAGTAACAGGAAAGTTTCACGGGAGAGCTTAGATGAGAGTTCCGAGTTCAGTGGCGAGTGCGTTGGAATATGGGTGGCGATGAAATGGTGGCCTCAATATGCAAAGATCGTCGAAGCCGCTGGCCCTATCACTATTTCAGAAGGCGAGGGTCGACAGTAA